A single region of the Eremothecium gossypii ATCC 10895 chromosome V, complete sequence genome encodes:
- the PPS1 gene encoding tyrosine/serine/threonine protein phosphatase PPS1 (Syntenic homolog of Saccharomyces cerevisiae YBR276C (PPS1)) — translation MITSVRKQQKRQKSREQLGELESKKMEGEGVWGSGTIRAGRLAELAERQAQAALPASERMFPWLHGYVQDSAPRADKFALSVVRSQPLDAATIENSGILRASMDLHEVLLTVDNTEAERAVDAALEEYGAGVCTARRAELLAACQRYQLLPFLQTDALKQCRYGSRRLRLGDKGSWRQPGMFRRFDLQPARHVELSSVVVVYCLANMHPDRCCCHDAATILQWACRFVALNYPERAHLAPEVLILEDPGHVPASLVGTAPMALSSLQKPFPAQLVSRFDVASFNNWERDLLYKERLEISKMSSMSMIEDCVMCGNATDFEVLRLFRSNGAACPSTAAPRKYYSPDNTIVLLKALEYQEKDGVPVLDSVLFNLPPSELHDVQLFVSCTEHTPFPHHDDIRHHLTQMEAPIHIAFPSSGSIGLGTLTLDSITSCVNICHLIYRFSAVHKKLSLLYCSDGYTETSFLLVAYLIFAWDQPLDEVLLRLHTEVERPYFLFPIDIQVLGHLQLLLRDMSPLRHPNRGPELLAVDPDLFSRMFFTKPSQDSLFLKSKGPLPSRILPHLYLGSLEHAHDPNLLRRLGIRNIVSVGETLSWLQSPHSREAAKTEESKQETITDAYVTAPAETAAATSTTASTGSLNLLKRNRSPSAPEIKPLKSSSCKTTVFSKDGFEICHTSNLGDNGADPMLTQLDQMLSFINRCYEAGEKVLVHCMVGVSRSATVCIAECMRRLNCAVIQAYLFVRVRRLNIIIQPNLMFIYELLKWQELKHPDVLKIDWHIMCRAINELNSNYIKDMI, via the coding sequence ATGATTACATCTGTGCGGAAGCAGCAGAAGCGACAGAAGTCGCGGGAGCAGCTGGGGGAGCTAGAGAGCAAAAAGATGGAGGGCGAGGGCGTGTGGGGCAGTGGGACGATCCGGGCTGGGCGGCtggcggagctggcggagcGGCAGGCGCAGGCTGCGCTGCCGGCGTCCGAGCGGATGTTTCCGTGGCTGCACGGGTACGTGCAGGAcagcgcgccgcgggcggACAAGTTTGCGCTGAGCGTGGTGCGGTCGCAGCCGCTGGACGCGGCGACCATCGAGAACTCGGGGATCCTGCGGGCGTCGATGGACCTGCACGAGGTGCTGCTGACGGTGGACAACACGGAGGCGGAGCGCGCGGTGGacgcggcgctggaggaATACGGGGCAGGGGTGTGCACcgcgcggcgtgcggaGCTGTTAGCGGCGTGCCAGCGGtaccagctgctgccgtTTCTGCAGACGGACGCGCTGAAGCAGTGTCGGTACGGGTcgcggcgcctgcggctGGGCGACAAGGGCAGCTGGCGGCAGCCGGGCATGTTCCGGCGCTTCGACCTGCAGCCCGCGCGGCACGTGGAGCTATCGAGCGTGGTGGTTGTGTACTGTCTGGCGAACATGCACCCGGACCGGTGCTGCTGCCATGACGCGGCTACCATACTGCAGTGGGCGTGCCGGTTCGTGGCGCTGAACTACCCGGAGCGCGCGCACCTCGCACCGGAGGTGCTTATCTTGGAGGATCCGGGGCACGTTCCAGCATCGCTGGTCGGGACGGCGCCAATGGCGTTGTCATCACTGCAGAAGCCGTTCCCTGCGCAGCTGGTGTCGCGCTTTGACGTCGCGTCGTTCAACAACTGGGAGCGCGATCTACTGTACAAGGAGCGCCTGGAGATCTCGAAAATGAGCAGCATGAGCATGATTGAGGATTGCGTCATGTGCGGGAATGCCACTGACTTCGAGGTGCTGAGGCTGTTCCGTTCGAACGGCGCCGCGTGTCCGAGCACGGCGGCTCCGCGGAAGTACTATAGTCCGGACAACACCATAGTGCTGCTCAAGGCCCTGGAGTATCAGGAGAAAGACGGCGTACCCGTACTGGACTCCGTGCTCTTCAATCTCCCGCCATCCGAGCTTCACGATGTGCAGCTTTTCGTCAGTTGCACGGAGCACACGCCCTTCCCACACCACGACGACATCAGGCATCACTTGACCCAGATGGAGGCTCCGATACACATTGCGTTTCCGAGCTCGGGCTCAATTGGCCTGGGGACCCTCACTCTGGACTCCATCACTTCGTGTGTTAATATCTGTCACCTGATCTACCGATTCAGCGCGGTACACAAGAAGCTTTCCCTATTATACTGTTCCGATGGTTATACAGAAACTTCCTTTTTGCTAGTGGCTTATCTGATATTTGCCTGGGATCAACCTCTGGATGAGGTTCTGTTGCGGTTGCATACGGAGGTCGAGCGTCCATACTTCCTATTTCCGATCGATATACAGGTTTTGGGGCATTTGCAACTCCTCTTGCGGGATATGTCACCGCTGCGGCATCCGAACAGGGGCCCTGAATTACTGGCGGTTGACCCAGATCTGTTCAGCCGCATGTTCTTCACGAAGCCGTCTCAGGATTCGCTGTTCCTGAAGAGCAAGGGACCATTGCCGTCGCGGATTCTTCCCCATTTGTACCTTGGTTCACTCGAGCACGCGCATGACCCAAACCTGCTCCGCAGATTGGGTATCAGAAATATTGTGTCAGTCGGGGAGACTTTATCATGGCTACAATCCCCTCACTCCCGGGAGGCTGCTAAAACAGAAGAAAGCAAACAAGAAACCATCACGGACGCGTATGTGACCGCACCTGCTGAAACCGCCGCGGCAACGTCCACGACCGCATCCACTGGTAGTCTTAATTTGTTGAAGCGAAACAGATCACCCAGCGCGCCTGAAATTAAACCGTTAAAATCCTCATCCTGTAAAACTACAGTCTTCTCGAAGGATGGATTCGAAATATGCCACACAAGCAACTTGGGAGACAATGGTGCAGATCCGATGCTCACTCAGCTGGACCAAATGCTCTCTTTCATCAATCGGTGTTATGAGGCCGGCGAAAAGGTACTGGTTCACTGCATGGTCGGCGTTTCTCGCAGTGCGACAGTATGCATAGCCGAATGCATGAGACGTCTAAACTGCGCAGTGATCCAGGCCTACCTGTTTGTCCGTGTGCGCCGCTTAAACATTATAATCCAGCCCAATCTCATGTTCATCTACGAGCTCCTCAAGTGGCAGGAGCTCAAGCACCCTGACGTTCTCAAGATTGACTGGCATATCATGTGTAGGGCCATCAACGAACTCAACAGTAATTATATAAAGGACATGATTTGA
- the SAF1 gene encoding SCF ubiquitin ligase complex subunit SAF1 (Syntenic homolog of Saccharomyces cerevisiae YBR280C (SAF1)), producing MENKSNQDDPRSIDYGLPPDIVLATLPYLEPRDIKNLSLTNKYFYKLLDYGGSNTLWHELYRKAFGYTQTNEEPFSSNGAEGLSTCSETVLVTAFPDMSWMERYKARERCTRLYTWGSQQHGRLGYTLGCNPMVSDDVFDGRWGHQRVGISKPTLVPWFTEACRTDNGEPVPGLPDVAEIDQDDRTIVQMSAGGFSFQLLTKSGKLYFTGITYTGGHPGPGPKNERDYNYFRNIVLEIDQNRIPDLFARNGMYRHRVHNAWSEPVPHDDLYRALNKMKKRCLQHIPGNRHVQRLLARDSLSFYHEESAFAMKVDPSLFDKVKFVSVTSGRSHILALDDNNNLYSWDGPDIDYGVRIVFEGLPVRKTNPLLKIGSGWDFNCVYIYAVGLVVWSSRSAVKKGDTFAKANYNVIPDTADISGTNRISDYACCANNVVFYITNNGRKLWIYSHGVSKTVDLPFDGRLTKIEASCMTLVLCTENSTYTLKVNNGDIVEDSFMKMNLEQGQKFIAVSAGDYHNLALTDKGELYSWGLESDICGCLGQGDPDEAVDTRQIATFESARSIRVLQPAKVELPANSVCVAITAGGWHSAALIMQNQST from the coding sequence ATGGAAAATAAGAGCAATCAAGACGACCCGCGTTCAATAGACTACGGTCTACCGCCGGATATTGTTTTGGCGACACTGCCGTATTTGGAGCCGAGAGACATTAAGAATCTCTCCCTAACGAATAAATACTTCTATAAGCTCCTGGATTACGGGGGCTCGAACACACTTTGGCATGAGCTGTACCGGAAGGCGTTTGGATATACACAGACAAATGAGGAGCCGTTCAGCAGCAATGGGGCGGAGGGTCTCAGTACGTGCTCGGAGACGGTTCTGGTGACGGCGTTTCCGGACATGTCTTGGATGGAGCGGTACAAGGCACGGGAACGGTGCACGCGGCTGTACACGTGGGGCAGCCAGCAGCACGGGCGTCTGGGGTACACGCTGGGGTGCAACCCGATGGTTTCTGACGATGTCTTTGACGGCAGATGGGGGCACCAGCGCGTCGGCATAAGCAAGCCCACGCTGGTGCCGTGGTTCACGGAAGCATGCAGAACAGATAATGGAGAGCCGGTCCCGGGTCTGCCAGACGTCGCAGAGATCGACCAGGACGACCGGACCATAGTCCAGATGTCTGCGGGGGGTTTTTCTTTCCAACTGCTCACAAAGTCGGGCAAACTATATTTCACTGGAATTACGTACACCGGCGGGCACCCCGGCCCGGGTCCGAAGAATGAGCGCGATTACAACTATTTCCGGAATATAGTTTTGGAAATTGACCAGAACCGTATTCCTGATTTGTTTGCGCGGAACGGCATGTATAGACACAGAGTTCACAACGCTTGGAGCGAGCCTGTGCCTCATGATGATTTATACCGCGCTCTTAATAAGATGAAAAAGCGCTGCTTGCAACATATCCCTGGCAACAGACATGTGCAACGGTTACTGGCCCGTGATTCTTTGAGTTTCTACCACGAGGAGTCCGCTTTCGCTATGAAAGTAGATCCCAGTTTATTTGACAAAGTCAAGTTTGTTTCCGTCACATCAGGCAGATCACATATACTTGCATTGGATGATAACAATAACCTATACTCGTGGGACGGGCCGGACATAGACTATGGCGTCAGGATTGTCTTTGAAGGCCTCCCAGTTCGCAAAACCAACCCGCTGCTAAAGATAGGCTCGGGATGGGACTTTAACTGCGTGTATATATATGCCGTGGGGCTTGTGGTTTGGAGCTCGCGCTCCGCAGTTAAAAAGGGAGACACGTTTGCTAAAGCCAATTATAACGTTATACCGGACACCGCGGACATCAGCGGCACCAATCGTATATCGGATTATGCATGCTGTGCAAACAACGTGGTTTTCTACATTACTAACAATGGGCGCAAACTGTGGATATACAGTCATGGCGTTTCAAAAACCGTTGATTTGCCATTTGATGGACGGTTAACGAAGATTGAGGCATCTTGCATGACACTGGTTTTATGTACCGAGAATAGCACATACACCCTGAAGGTGAATAATGGTGATATCGTCGAGGACTCATTCATGAAGATGAATTTGGAACAAGGCCAGAAGTTTATTGCTGTATCTGCGGGAGACTACCACAACCTAGCTCTAACCGACAAAGGTGAACTCTACTCCTGGGGGCTGGAGAGTGATATCTGTGGCTGTCTTGGGCAGGGAGATCCCGACGAGGCTGTAGATACCCGCCAAATAGCGACGTTTGAGTCTGCTCGGAGCATACGCGTGCTGCAACCGGCCAAGGTTGAACTACCGGCAAATTCAGTTTGCGTTGCCATTACTGCCGGAGGCTGGCATTCGGCTGCACTTATAATGCAGAATCAGAGTACTTGA
- a CDS encoding S-formylglutathione hydrolase (Syntenic homolog of Saccharomyces cerevisiae YJL068C), with the protein MGFKVNAELRSCGGRLLKLSHVSDACKSTMDVNVYLPVQYYKKTERAIPTIYYLSGLTCTPQNASEKAFWQAQADKYGFAVVFPDTSPRGVEIPKDPEDSWDFGEGAGFYVNATMEPFARYYNMYDYIHNELPGLLAKHFSAGPQNAKVDFLENIGITGHSMGGFGALSGYLKNYRNAKWRFKSCSAFAPIVNPSVVPWGQKAFRGYLGEDKALWEQYDPCCLVKKVENAGHDTILIHVGTSDPFLEKHLKPELLAEAIKGTSWEGKVSINLVDGFDHSYYFVSTFVPEHAKYHAEKLGLV; encoded by the coding sequence ATGGGATTCAAGGTTAACGCTGAACTTCGCTCCTGTGGAGGAAGACTGCTCAAATTGTCTCACGTTTCCGATGCCTGTAAGAGCACTATGGATGTCAACGTGTACTTGCCAGTCCAGTACTATAAAAAAACTGAGCGCGCCATTCCAACCATCTACTACCTTTCAGGGTTGACATGTACTCCACAAAACGCTTCAGAGAAGGCTTTCTGGCAGGCGCAAGCTGATAAGTACGGGTTCGCCGTTGTTTTCCCGGACACATCCCCCCGTGGCGTCGAGATTCCTAAGGATCCAGAAGACAGCTGGGACTTCGGAGAGGGTGCTGGATTCTACGTCAATGCGACTATGGAACCCTTCGCAAGGTATTACAATATGTACGACTATATTCACAATGAATTGCCTGGCCTGTTGGCGAAGCACTTCAGCGCTGGCCCCCAAAATGCAAAGGTCGACTTTCTAGAGAATATTGGGATCACTGGGCACTCAATGGGTGGCTTTGGTGCTCTTTCAGGCTACTTGAAAAACTACCGCAACGCTAAATGGAGGTTCAAGTCATGCTCTGCTTTTGCGCCGATAGTGAACCCTTCTGTGGTTCCTTGGGGACAAAAGGCCTTTAGGGGATATCTAGGCGAGGACAAAGCCTTGTGGGAACAATATGACCCTTGTTGCTTGGTCAAAAAGGTTGAGAATGCTGGACATGACACTATTCTCATACATGTTGGTACTAGCGATCCGTTCCTTGAGAAGCACCTAAAGCCTGAACTCCTGGCAGAAGCGATCAAGGGAACCTCTTGGGAGGGTAAAGTTAGTATTAACTTGGTAGACGGATTCGACCACTCGTATTACTTCGTCAGCACGTTCGTGCCGGAACACGCAAAGTACCATGCAGAAAAGTTGGGTCTAGTTTGA
- a CDS encoding cysteine synthase A (Non-syntenic homolog of Saccharomyces cerevisiae YGR012W), giving the protein MHAQLIRKMSAPTLAAGGFPDAIGKTPLIKLQKLSQELGRNIYGKAEFMNPGGSVKDRAALYLVEEAERAGLIDPSRPGTIVEGSAGNTAIGLAHIARSRGYNAVFYMPDTQSREKVNLLRYLGTEVHPVPVCPSTDPLNFNNRARDHAAALDNAVWTNQFDNEANWKAHYATTGPEILQQMRNAGLEVDAFTCSTGTGGTFSGIARYLAEATERKCKLVVTDPPGSVVYSFVKTGNLEREGSSFTEGVGQGRITKNLEASVDIIDDAVFVPDPESLNMTYRLLDEEGLFLGGTSGLNVAGAVRVARELPPGSNVVTILCDTGHKYADRVFSKKWLQEKKLYDEIPDSLKKYVTLE; this is encoded by the coding sequence ATGCACGCCCAGCTCATTAGGAAGATGTCAGCGCCCACACTGGCCGCCGGAGGCTTCCCGGATGCCATTGGCAAGACGCCGCTGATCAAGCTGCAGAAGTTGTCGCAGGAACTGGGTCGGAACATCTACGGGAAGGCGGAGTTTATGAACCCGGGCGGATCCGTCAAGGACCGTGCTGCGCTTTACCTGGTGGAAGAAGCGGAACGGGCGGGGCTGATCGACCCTTCGCGGCCGGGGACCATAGTAGAGGGCTCTGCCGGCAACACGGCGATCGGGCTGGCACACATAGCACGCTCCAGGGGGTACAATGCTGTGTTCTACATGCCGGACACGCAGTCGCGGGAAAAGGTCAACTTGCTGAGGTACCTGGGGACCGAGGTGCACCCGGTACCCGTGTGCCCCAGCACAGACCCTCTGAACTTCAACAATCGCGCTCGGGATCACGCCGCGGCATTGGACAATGCTGTCTGGACCAACCAGTTTGACAACGAGGCCAATTGGAAGGCGCACTATGCGACGACCGGTCCCGAGATCTTGCAGCAAATGCGCAACGCTGGGCTCGAGGTGGATGCATTCACTTGCTCCACAGGTACCGGAGGAACGTTCTCCGGGATCGCGCGGTACCTGGCCGAGGCCACGGAGCGCAAATGCAAACTGGTGGTCACGGACCCGCCAGGCTCGGTCGTCTATTCATTCGTCAAGACCGGCAACTTGGAGAGGGAGGGCAGCTCGTTCACTGAGGGCGTGGGCCAAGGGCGGATTACAAAGAACCTCGAAGCCAGCGTTGATATCATTGACGACGCCGTGTTTGTTCCGGACCCAGAGTCCCTGAACATGACCTACAGGCTTCTGGACGAGGAAGGTCTATTCCTCGGTGGCACTTCGGGGCTGAACGTCGCTGGCGCTGTGCGTGTGGCCAGGGAACTACCACCGGGAAGCAATGTCGTCACGATCCTCTGTGACACTGGACACAAGTATGCCGACCGCGTATTCTCGAAGAAGTGGTTGCAGGAAAAGAAGCTCTACGATGAGATTCCGGACTCGTTGAAGAAATATGTTACACTAGAGTAG
- the PAF1 gene encoding Paf1p (Syntenic homolog of Saccharomyces cerevisiae YBR279W (PAF1)): protein MSSKKQDYIAKVSYRNSLPPPPLPPKLLKYRYPDNEAVESPQLITSLYTKTNVTPLIQLDKELGMPVDLLRIPGVLNQQDTKNLYGYDSVKLVPEDRILLRDPRVDRLTKTDLSKVTFLRRTEYVSAATTAKSERKRPLDATAEANEILTPSRIVQKVESTFDNVVTDLSKIKHPIKKNVHAVKTWSLLPDTASMDQAFFAVKMVGSAALDNKEKSNLDMSTALFRPVELEEDEWVSLYTTEPSSSKLLNDELEQQLDELSESANVYKFRRFKDYDMKQISSPTNSKFLSELALRFNNEKGVVYYKPLRSRLELRRRRINDVIKPLVRENNWDQINLTLRKPTTQETKFRDKVRMRFDPIDFPNVDDDEDEEMEDVSPEHMVAEADASAEEQRPDASDDSLKATEEQDAPM from the coding sequence ATGTCTTCCAAGAAGCAGGACTATATTGCGAAGGTTAGTTACAGGAACTCGCTGCCTCCGCCGCCACTGCCGCCAAAACTGCTCAAGTATCGGTATCCTGACAATGAAGCTGTCGAATCGCCGCAGCTGATCACCTCGCTATACACTAAGACCAACGTCACGCCCCTTATTCAGCTGGACAAGGAACTGGGGATGCCGGTAGACCTGCTTCGGATTCCAGGTGTGCTGAACCAGCAAGATACGAAAAACCTGTACGGGTACGATTCGGTGAAGCTAGTACCAGAGGACCGTATTCTGCTCCGAGATCCCCGTGTAGACAGGCTAACCAAAACTGACTTGTCGAAGGTGACGTTTTTGCGCAGAACTGAATATGTGTCAGCGGCGACCACGGCGAAGAGCGAGCGGAAACGGCCACTGGACGCCACAGCGGAAGCCAACGAGATACTGACGCCCTCGCGTATCGTGCAGAAGGTGGAGTCCACGTTTGATAACGTGGTCACAGACTTGTCCAAGATCAAGCATCCGATAAAGAAGAATGTGCATGCGGTGAAGACTTGGAGCCTGTTGCCCGACACTGCTTCGATGGATCAGGCGTTCTTCGCCGTCAAAATGGTAGGGTCTGCGGCGCTGGATAACAAAGAAAAGTCGAATCTCGACATGTCTACCGCGCTGTTCCGGCCAGTGGAACTGGAAGAAGACGAGTGGGTGTCGCTGTATACCACGGAGCCATCCAGCAGCAAACTACTAAACGACGAGCTCGAGCAGCAACTCGACGAGCTGTCGGAAAGCGCCAACGTCTACAAATTCCGGAGGTTTAAGGACTATGACATGAAGCAGATATCTTCCCCCACAAACAGTAAGTTTCTGTCTGAACTCGCTCTGCGCTTCAACAACGAGAAGGGTGTGGTTTACTACAAGCCATTGCGCTCGCGGTTAGAACTCCGTAGAAGGAGAATAAACGATGTTATTAAGCCGTTGGTCCGTGAGAATAACTGGGACCAGATAAACCTGACGCTCAGAAAGCCAACCACGCAGGAAACGAAATTTAGAGACAAGGTTAGAATGCGCTTCGACCCAATTGACTTCCCAAATGTTGACGATGACGAGGATGAAGAGATGGAAGATGTAAGTCCCGAACATATGGTCGCTGAAGCAGACGCCTCTGCGGAAGAGCAGCGCCCGGACGCCTCTGACGATAGCTTGAAGGCCACTGAAGAACAAGATGCACCTATGTAG
- the COA3 gene encoding Coa3p (Syntenic homolog of Saccharomyces cerevisiae YJL062W-A (COA3)) has protein sequence MLEPSRYQDPRTWKMTPAMIRARRPYIRGNLFGLVTLLGVAGGIYVYTYRALHKDDDFADVPIPPVSEEELRQLRQEYELHKKQRAAER, from the coding sequence ATGCTGGAGCCAAGTCGCTACCAAGACCCACGCACCTGGAAGATGACGCCCGCCATGATcagggcgcggcggccgtATATCCGGGGGAACCTGTTCGGCCTAGTTACGCTGCTGGGCGTGGCCGGAGGCATCTACGTGTACACGTACCGCGCGCTGCACAAGGACGACGACTTCGCGGACGTGCCGATTCCGCCTGTgagcgaggaggagctgcgccagctgcggcaGGAGTACGAGCTGCACAAGAAACAGCGCGCTGCGGAGCGCTAA
- the MPM1 gene encoding Mpm1p (Syntenic homolog of Saccharomyces cerevisiae YJL066C (MPM1)), whose product MGLFNGDNNDDEVKKFNADALDSRLSRQLSQLDGVVSELWRDAVLEPSSFVDNVVSHAMGKLPSDRLVDDLWLNATDALGGLLTGVGLPGGLGHPFKVREMLDERHGEKGLYSYKMPTDSQFMKCQEVRGLSVWDTRGWWRCLFPKAVVEKSLPAGQEAGVLTREQVEQDREHRHGLFFPEYTGYLSWRSHMLSLARQRREQEEKNRAARERKALPAVGTNAPEDVMSWTQQVAERTPASAANVVGTSKYTTYSYTDRGHEHITESKTYYDDGTVAINSEKKITPVDGTEPVYETINQVVNRDDESSKDGWFWRK is encoded by the coding sequence ATGGGTCTATTCAACGGCGACAACAACGACGATGAGGTGAAGAAGTTCAACGCTGACGCTCTGGACAGCCGGCTCTCGCGGCAGCTGAGCCAGCTGGACGGAGTGGTGAGCGAGCTGTGGCGCGATGCGGTGCTGGAGCCCAGCTCGTTCGTGGACAACGTGGTGAGTCACGCGATGGGCAAGCTGCCCTCGGACAGGCTGGTGGACGACCTGTGGCTGAACGCGACGGACGCGCTGGGCGGGCTGTTGACGGGCGTGGGCCTGCCCGGCGGGCTGGGCCACCCGTTCAAGGTGCGTGAGATGCTGGACGAACGACACGGCGAGAAGGGGTTGTACAGCTACAAGATGCCCACTGACAGCCAGTTCATGAAGTGCCAGGAGGTGCGCGGCCTGTCGGTGTGGGACACGCGGGGCTGGTGGCGGTGCCTGTTCCCGAAGGCCGTGGTGGAGAAGAGCTTGCCCGCAGGGCAGGAGGCGGGCGTGCTGACGCGCGAGCAGGTGGAGCAAGACCGGGAGCACCGCCACGGCCTATTCTTCCCCGAGTATACGGGATACCTCTCGTGGCGCTCGCACATGCTGTCGCTGGCGCGCCAACGCCGCGAGCAAGAGGAGAAGAaccgcgccgcccgcgaGCGCAAAGCGCTGCCTGCGGTGGGCACGAATGCTCCCGAGGACGTGATGTCCTGGACGCAGCAGGTGGCGGAGCGGACGCCCGCTTCCGCCGCCAACGTCGTCGGCACGTCAAAGTATACCACCTACAGCTACACCGACCGTGGCCACGAGCACATCACGGAGAGCAAGACGTACTACGATGACGGCACGGTCGCAATCAACTCTGAGAAGAAAATCACGCCTGTAGATGGCACTGAGCCCGTCTACGAGACGATTAACCAGGTCGTCAACAGGGACGATGAATCCTCCAAGGACGGCTGGTTCTGGCGCAAATGA
- the MRPL8 gene encoding mitochondrial 54S ribosomal protein bL17m (Syntenic homolog of Saccharomyces cerevisiae YJL063C (MRPL8)) yields MTAGLVRRLSRSKPHRDSLLRNLASQLFLHGSITSTKPKLKEAQRYAERIITIAKHAAKKPAIFTPELQSRLHLSGDTAGLVRKLVEEVGPRYAGRAGGCTRLLQLEPRLGDRAPAAVLELVDQPLRGPDGELQRGNLKLWLTVKAAMYAAEQGAAPSPLTVRNLVKLAHGKELEQFLADVADVRRLLLEHQGAADSPEEAERFVGGLRSALEAPAAAPAPPARKRYEFAPRPARN; encoded by the coding sequence ATGACAGCCGGATTGGTGAGACGCTTGTCGCGGTCAAAGCCGCACAGGGACTCGTTGCTGCGCAACTTGGCGTCGCAGCTGTTCCTGCATGGTAGCATCACCTCGACGAAGCCGAAGCTGAAGGAAGCGCAGCGCTACGCCGAGCGCATCATCACGATCGCCAAGCATGCGGCGAAGAAGCCGGCGATTTTCACGCCGGAACTGCAGAGCCGGCTGCACCTGAGTGGGGACACGGCGGGGCTTGTGCGCAAGCTGGTGGAAGAGGTGGGTCCGCGGTACGCAgggcgggcgggcggctgcacgcggctgctgcagctggagcCCCGGCTGGGCGACCGGGCGCCAGCCGCAGTCCTAGAGCTAGTGGACCAGCCGCTGCGGGGCCCAGACGGCGAGCTACAGCGGGGTAACCTGAAGCTGTGGCTGACGGTCAAGGCCGCGATGTACGCGGCGGAGCAgggcgccgcgccgtcGCCGCTGACGGTGCGCAACCTGGTCAAGCTGGCGCACGGcaaggagctggagcagttcctggcggacgtggcggacgtgcggcggctgctgctcgagcaTCAGGGCGCCGCGGACTCGCCGGAAGAGGCGGAGCGCTTTGTGGGCGGCCTGCGCAGCGCCCTTgaggcgccggcggcggcgcctgcgccgccagcgcgcaAGAGATACGAGTTCGCTCCCCGGCCCGCGCGCAACTGA
- a CDS encoding histone-fold protein (Syntenic homolog of Saccharomyces cerevisiae YJL065C (DLS1) and YBR278W (DPB3)): MMEDKGKAAMPRLPISKCKRIAKTDPDYIMTTQAAYIATAFATELFVQAISEDAMAQAQLDGRRAGGRAARLTYNDLARSVAREERYAFLADVIPETKTLAHLVRQNKVRYSAPLAQGQATLPFARRAVEGGESDAASEDEDVEEGELQKDLAEVAKMNQIVDLDAESSAGEADGDENEPEDD; the protein is encoded by the coding sequence ATGATGGAAGACAAGGGCAAAGCGGCCATGCCGCGGCTACCGATCTCCAAGTGCAAGCGGATCGCCAAGACAGACCCAGACTATATAATGACGACGCAGGCGGCGTACATTGCGACGGCGTTTGCGACGGAGCTGTTCGTGCAGGCGATCAGCGAGGACGCTAtggcgcaggcgcagctTGACGGGCGGCGTGCTGGCGGCAGGGCGGCGCGCCTGACGTACAACGACCTGGCGCGGAGCGTGGCGCGCGAGGAGCGGTACGCGTTTCTGGCGGACGTGATCCCGGAGACCAAGACGCTGGCGCACTTGGTGCGCCAGAACAAGGTGCGGTACTcggcgccgctggcgcaAGGGCAGGCGACGCTGCCGTtcgcgcggcgcgcggtggAGGGCGGCGAGAGCGACGCAGCGagcgaggacgaggacgtGGAGGAGGGCGAGCTGCAGAAGGACCTGGCGGAGGTGGCGAAGATGAACCAGATCGTGGACCTGGACGCGGAGAGCAGCGCGGGCGAGGCGGACGGCGACGAGAACGAGCCCGAGGACGACTga